The following coding sequences are from one Peromyscus eremicus chromosome X, PerEre_H2_v1, whole genome shotgun sequence window:
- the Tgif2lx gene encoding homeobox protein TGIF2LX produces the protein MEGVESSLEETQDPNEKSTLIRKRLARSCKNKFLDSQRLRKGYLLPSASVKILRDWLHKHRFNAYPNEEEKQMLSKKTNLSYLQISNWFTNARRRLLPGILQENSNKFTYEGQAADSSQKQHISLSEEVKAQRNVQAEMGDLSLLIYQVSQKLPDPESSSQVVPEAPSEEGGKFSTSEPLSSPASVLPEEKPDFSSFYMLVDAAVQKAAELEEQKKQNLNQ, from the coding sequence ATGGAGGGTGTTGAAAGTAGTCTAGAGGAGACCCAAGACCCTAATGAAAAAAGTACCTTGATCAGGAAAAGACTTGCCAGGAGCTGTAAGAACAAGTTTCTTGACAGCCAGAGACTTCGGAAAGGATACCTGCTGCCGTCTGCGTCTGTGAAGATCCTCCGTGACTGGCTCCATAAGCACCGGTTTAATGCCTACCCTAATGAAGAAGAGAAGCAAATGCTGTCCAAGAAGACCAACTTATCTTACCTTCAGATCTCCAACTGGTTTACAAACGCCCGTAGACGCCTTCTCCCAGGAATCCTTCAAGAAAATTCAAACAAATTTACCTACGAAGGCCAGGCTGCAGATTCATCCCAGAAGCAGCACATCAGTCTATCTGAAGAGGTTAAGGCACAGCGTAATGTCCAAGCAGAGATGGGGGATCTGTCCCTGCTAATATACCAAGTATCTCAAAAGCTACCAGATCCCGAGTCTTCAAGCCAGGTCGTCCCTGAAGCCCCTTCAGAGGAAGGCGGCAAGTTTTCCACCAGTGAGCCTTTGTCTTCTCCAGCATCTGTGCTGCCAGAGGAAAAACCCGATTTTAGCAGCTTCTACATGCTGGTTGATGCTGCTGTACAGAAGGCAGCAGAACTGGAGGAGCAGAAGAAGCAAAATCTCAATCAGTaa